In the bacterium genome, one interval contains:
- a CDS encoding DUF255 domain-containing protein → MRRLFILFALLLHSAAASAGGSAIPWQTWSERIFERAARENRLVLLDLEAVWCHWCHVMDEQTYSHPEIAELIERRYLAVKVDQDSRPDLANRYRDYGWPATVVFDAQGRELAKRAGFLAAPEMAELLRRLDQDPRPLVEPTYPSRLAAAPSLAGLSEDLAVELRRRHREAFDPEEGGLRLSQKFLDADSLEYSLHLAAAGDGEEEGRARKTLRAAAALVDPVWGGVYQYSHGGNWANPHFEKILSFQRDNLKIYSRAYRLWKDPEHRKAAAAIRSYLKNFLRSPEGAFYASQDADLVPGRHASDYFALDDGERRLRGMPRIDRHRYARENGWAAEALIEYYLATGELEALEEARRALDWVLAHRRLDSGAYASLTWASRLKGPAAGGFRHDAEDEGGPFLGDTLAVGTAALKLYAATAERRWLETARGSADFILRNFSAKDGGYFTARGDGILEPARTLEENTGTARFLNLLGHYTGNSEYFGGARRALAWLALPQVATARLTEPGILLAAQELAAPPLHLTVVGSKRDPQAGALFAEASRQPEAYLRVEWWDRSEGPLPNSDVGYPALERSAAFVCSAKLCSSPVFQPQGLGPLIQKLQPRAKGAPHRGAPRAEAQWKLLLFRLSAAD, encoded by the coding sequence ATGCGCCGCTTATTCATTCTATTCGCCCTGCTGCTCCATTCGGCCGCGGCCTCCGCCGGCGGGTCGGCGATTCCTTGGCAGACCTGGTCCGAGCGAATCTTCGAGCGGGCCGCCCGGGAAAACCGCTTGGTCCTCTTGGACTTGGAGGCGGTCTGGTGCCACTGGTGCCATGTGATGGACGAGCAAACCTATTCCCATCCCGAAATCGCCGAGCTGATCGAGCGGCGTTACCTCGCGGTTAAAGTCGACCAGGACTCGCGGCCCGACCTGGCCAACCGCTATCGGGACTATGGCTGGCCGGCGACCGTGGTCTTCGACGCCCAGGGCCGGGAGCTCGCCAAGCGAGCCGGCTTTCTGGCGGCTCCCGAAATGGCTGAGCTGTTGCGGCGCTTGGACCAAGATCCCCGGCCGCTGGTCGAGCCGACTTACCCAAGCCGGCTTGCCGCCGCGCCTTCGCTCGCGGGGCTGAGCGAGGATTTGGCCGTCGAGCTGCGGCGGCGTCACCGCGAGGCTTTCGACCCCGAGGAAGGCGGCCTCCGGCTGAGCCAAAAATTTCTCGATGCCGACAGCTTGGAATATTCGCTGCACTTGGCGGCGGCCGGCGATGGCGAGGAGGAGGGGCGGGCCCGGAAAACCTTGAGAGCGGCGGCGGCCTTGGTCGATCCGGTTTGGGGCGGTGTTTACCAATATTCCCACGGCGGCAACTGGGCCAATCCCCATTTCGAGAAGATCCTGTCTTTTCAGCGCGACAATCTGAAGATTTATTCCCGGGCCTATCGCCTTTGGAAAGACCCGGAGCATCGAAAGGCCGCCGCTGCGATTCGATCCTATCTGAAGAATTTTCTCCGGTCGCCGGAAGGAGCCTTCTACGCCAGCCAAGACGCCGATTTGGTGCCGGGGCGGCATGCCTCGGATTATTTCGCGCTCGATGACGGCGAGCGCCGCCTCCGCGGCATGCCCCGCATCGACCGGCACCGCTATGCCCGGGAGAACGGCTGGGCCGCCGAGGCTTTGATCGAGTATTACCTTGCCACCGGCGAGCTCGAAGCCTTGGAGGAGGCCCGGCGGGCCTTGGATTGGGTCCTGGCTCATCGCCGTCTCGATTCGGGGGCCTATGCCAGCTTGACTTGGGCCTCGCGCTTGAAGGGTCCGGCGGCCGGCGGATTTCGTCACGATGCCGAGGACGAGGGCGGCCCCTTCCTGGGGGACACGCTGGCGGTGGGAACGGCCGCCCTCAAGCTTTACGCCGCCACCGCCGAGCGCCGTTGGCTCGAGACGGCTCGGGGCTCGGCCGATTTCATCCTGCGGAATTTTTCAGCGAAGGACGGCGGGTATTTCACGGCCCGCGGCGACGGCATCCTGGAGCCGGCCCGGACTTTGGAGGAAAACACCGGGACGGCTCGCTTCCTCAACCTTCTGGGGCATTACACCGGGAATTCCGAGTATTTCGGCGGCGCCCGCCGAGCCCTGGCCTGGCTGGCACTTCCCCAAGTCGCGACCGCGCGGCTGACCGAACCTGGCATCTTGCTGGCCGCCCAAGAGCTGGCGGCGCCGCCACTCCATCTCACCGTGGTCGGATCGAAGCGCGACCCCCAGGCCGGGGCGCTCTTCGCCGAAGCTTCGCGGCAGCCCGAAGCCTATTTGCGGGTGGAGTGGTGGGATCGAAGCGAGGGGCCCTTGCCGAATTCCGACGTCGGATACCCGGCGCTGGAGCGAAGCGCGGCCTTCGTTTGCAGCGCCAAGCTCTGCTCAAGCCCGGTTTTCCAGCCCCAGGGCTTGGGCCCCCTCATCCAAAAGTTGCAGCCTCGGGCCAAAGGCGCGCCGCATCGAGGCGCGCCCCGAGCCGAAGCTCAGTGGAAGCTCCTGCTGTTTCGCCTTTCGGCCGCCGATTGA
- a CDS encoding sigma-70 family RNA polymerase sigma factor, whose protein sequence is MPATAEQLARCSRGEVAAFSDLYQASAPHLFALALRILSKKEWAEEVLQEAFTKIWTRSSDYDIAKGSPLTWMGTIVRNTAIDRLRRNRREMPLDLEPLLGVLKDEGPGPQERAAQSLESEALGRCLEELSEEQRRSLGLAYWKGLSHGEISKALARPLGTVKAWVRRGLDQLRRCLER, encoded by the coding sequence ATGCCAGCCACCGCCGAACAATTGGCCCGTTGCTCCCGCGGCGAAGTCGCCGCGTTTTCCGACCTTTACCAGGCCTCGGCTCCGCATCTATTCGCCTTGGCCCTGCGTATCCTCTCCAAGAAGGAGTGGGCGGAAGAAGTGCTCCAAGAGGCCTTTACCAAGATCTGGACCCGATCGAGCGATTACGACATCGCCAAAGGCTCTCCGCTCACCTGGATGGGGACCATCGTTCGCAACACGGCGATCGACCGCCTTCGCCGCAACCGCCGTGAAATGCCGCTCGACCTCGAGCCCCTGCTCGGCGTTTTGAAGGACGAAGGCCCCGGCCCCCAGGAGAGGGCCGCCCAAAGCCTGGAATCGGAGGCGCTCGGCCGCTGCCTCGAGGAATTATCGGAGGAACAGCGCCGAAGCCTGGGCCTGGCTTATTGGAAGGGCCTCAGCCACGGCGAAATTTCCAAGGCCCTGGCCCGGCCGCTCGGCACCGTCAAGGCTTGGGTTCGGCGGGGCTTGGATCAACTTCGGAGGTGCCTGGAGCGATGA
- a CDS encoding putative DNA-binding domain-containing protein, producing the protein MKADFPHLEQTEKFWAKICFDGSYRPKGRYRVYRELVSERMLDTLKNISPVARSLLSEKEWWALLWAFLKKAPPKSEILRELAGEFSGYLKARRHPLAKKYPYLGELLEYEYLEIEMRFAPEDEGRTPAGKFRLNPAHALASYRWPVHFISEDFRDPKKMPRGYYHLLLWRDPQSLEVKFMEVNGLIAALLRRLEKGPQAAGTLLKAVAKEQAIPADAGYLAEGQALLQSLRAKRILI; encoded by the coding sequence GTGAAGGCCGATTTTCCCCATCTCGAGCAAACCGAAAAATTCTGGGCCAAGATCTGCTTTGACGGAAGCTACCGGCCCAAGGGCCGCTACCGGGTTTACCGCGAGCTGGTCAGCGAGCGAATGCTCGACACCCTCAAGAACATCTCGCCGGTGGCGCGGTCGCTCTTGAGCGAGAAGGAGTGGTGGGCTTTGCTCTGGGCCTTCCTCAAGAAAGCGCCCCCGAAGTCGGAGATTCTCCGCGAGCTGGCCGGCGAATTTTCCGGTTATTTGAAGGCCCGCCGCCATCCCTTGGCCAAGAAATATCCCTATCTCGGCGAGCTGCTGGAATACGAGTACCTCGAGATCGAGATGCGCTTCGCGCCCGAGGACGAAGGGCGAACGCCGGCCGGGAAGTTTCGCTTGAACCCGGCCCATGCCCTGGCGAGCTATCGCTGGCCGGTGCACTTCATCTCGGAGGATTTCCGCGATCCCAAGAAAATGCCCCGAGGATATTACCACCTCCTCCTGTGGCGCGATCCCCAAAGCCTCGAGGTGAAATTCATGGAAGTCAACGGCCTGATCGCCGCTTTGTTGCGGCGCTTGGAAAAGGGGCCCCAGGCCGCCGGAACCTTGCTCAAGGCCGTCGCCAAGGAGCAGGCCATCCCGGCCGACGCCGGCTATTTGGCCGAGGGTCAGGCCTTGTTGCAGAGTCTCCGGGCGAAGCGGATTTTAATTTAA
- a CDS encoding anti-sigma factor — protein sequence MKLERPEIREVLAGEYALGLLAERTRRGFERRLKTDAGLRGSLRNWERRFNSVVETLEPVEPPAQLWIRVYENLPKKRLVQGEGKTLSLWESLNFWRNLAFLGSALAVLLLTYVGFGPGFRRPLPAQVAMISDPKSDKTAWMVSVMPDRKMLKVTAMDLPAMPADRDCELWMLPAGGQAPVSLGLLPMQGTMTMPVAAGKMKILAQATGLAVSLEPKGGSPTGAPTGPVLYQASIYPL from the coding sequence ATGAAGCTGGAGCGACCCGAAATCCGCGAAGTCCTCGCCGGCGAATACGCCTTGGGCCTGCTCGCCGAGCGCACCCGCCGCGGCTTCGAGCGGCGGCTCAAGACCGACGCCGGATTGCGCGGGTCCTTGCGGAATTGGGAGCGGCGCTTCAATTCGGTGGTCGAGACCCTCGAACCGGTGGAGCCGCCGGCCCAGCTTTGGATTCGGGTCTACGAAAATCTGCCGAAGAAGCGCCTGGTCCAGGGCGAGGGCAAAACCCTCTCGCTTTGGGAGAGCCTCAACTTCTGGCGCAATTTGGCTTTCCTGGGCAGCGCCCTGGCCGTCTTGCTCCTGACCTATGTCGGATTCGGTCCCGGTTTCCGCAGGCCGCTGCCGGCCCAGGTGGCGATGATCTCCGACCCGAAGTCGGACAAGACCGCCTGGATGGTGAGCGTCATGCCCGACCGCAAGATGCTCAAAGTGACGGCGATGGATCTCCCGGCCATGCCCGCCGATCGCGATTGCGAGCTCTGGATGCTGCCGGCCGGCGGCCAAGCGCCGGTTTCCTTGGGCTTGCTGCCGATGCAGGGGACGATGACGATGCCGGTGGCGGCGGGCAAAATGAAGATTCTGGCTCAAGCCACCGGCCTCGCGGTCAGCCTCGAGCCCAAAGGCGGCTCGCCGACCGGAGCGCCGACCGGCCCGGTCCTCTATCAAGCCTCGATTTATCCGCTCTAA